The proteins below are encoded in one region of Mangifera indica cultivar Alphonso chromosome 7, CATAS_Mindica_2.1, whole genome shotgun sequence:
- the LOC123221528 gene encoding dirigent protein 16-like: MFKQVLPFSFIALLLAVANIRIFGAAVNPALAGEEPIEFYMHDILGGSNPTARPITGLLGNIYNGQVPFARPIGFLPPKDGVAIPNANGAIPTVNGVNGIPLGTGLAGTTFAGNQDQQKQNDNIQTQLGPDGLGLGFGTITVIDDTLTSGPELGTQPLGKAQGVYVASSARGSTQMMAFTAMIEEGEYGDSLNFYGVYKTGSTLSHLSVTGGTGKFKNACGLAEVRPLIPPGQHVTDGAESLLRFTVHLKY; this comes from the coding sequence ATGTTCAAGCAAGTATTACCATTTAGTTTCATAGCATTGCTACTTGCAGTGGCAAACATCAGGATATTTGGTGCTGCAGTTAACCCTGCCCTGGCAGGCGAAGAACCCATTGAATTTTATATGCATGACATACTTGGAGGCAGTAACCCTACAGCGAGGCCAATCACTGGTTTGCTAGGAAACATCTACAATGGCCAGGTACCCTTTGCCAGGCCAATAGGATTCCTTCCACCAAAAGATGGGGTTGCCATCCCCAATGCTAATGGTGCCATTCCGACTGTCAATGGTGTCAACGGCATCCCATTGGGAACCGGCCTGGCTGGGACAACTTTTGCAGGGAATCAGGATCAGCAGAAACAAAATGACAACATTCAGACCCAACTGGGGCCAGATGGCTTGGGACTAGGCTTCGGAACAATCACTGTCATCGATGACACATTAACCTCTGGCCCTGAATTGGGGACACAGCCACTTGGGAAGGCACAAGGAGTTTATGTGGCAAGCTCTGCACGTGGGTCAACACAGATGATGGCATTTACAGCCATGATTGAAGAAGGGGAGTATGGCGACAGCCTCAACTTCTATGGTGTATACAAGACTGGAAGTACATTGTCCCATTTGTCAGTGACTGGTGGCACCGGAAAGTTCAAGAATGCTTGTGGGCTGGCTGAGGTGCGGCCTCTTATACCACCTGGTCAACATGTCACAGATGGCGCAGAATCATTGCTGAGATTCACTGTCCATCTCAAATACTGA